One window of Uloborus diversus isolate 005 chromosome 3, Udiv.v.3.1, whole genome shotgun sequence genomic DNA carries:
- the LOC129219089 gene encoding mushroom body large-type Kenyon cell-specific protein 1-like → MAECTISRCSQERRIFRKELHKWSKEILYTLGLERLAEELMGARKWKILVQPFTDLESNSPADWYPEDTCYFCSAKKQPPYDPASGIIPTIDGYSSLRIDTDEHSTSSDQGNISGSFTSCASALSPWHIAALSSHGVSCSPPPLDQPLDLSVNSMRLPANDTAICSGKKHSSLVNYVDENDSGINSVLKVPQIPLKPGHRRRLDVNSKRSYTEEELQAALRDIQSGKLGTRRAAVIYGIPRSTLRNKVYKLANESKSRAHCRATHTGGVSTKKEQMKNSKGNEELEVPVYESASSKQNIASASDSLRLLLKQTITQKFNNSKGTEKLNDTNIDFPQTSDVEAMKEFQMLSSLECQQALAPVLSHVFSDIQQLALGKTKENSNCSSQSLSALKDDLKLPLLPDLIRRLAEERIELERDTHKDSEVTDPDGLTDNSGTPSNVILKVPSFKPAKSPPINNEVDNPLVPALSSSSPPPGTSSHALSGNKGIAVSLKELIARSISTKVNCQRKDKAIDEEPSVDYSITPASSDSSPCNMSWTIENPSKDGKESTLSTINNSSNSSDSSKSEKRTRPKRGRYRNYDRDNLARAVRAVQKGEMSVHRAGTFYGVPHSTLEYKVKERHLLRPRKRDALSNSLVVDTTESALKTNNSYSIENNVSVKNLKINLNQFAVESTNGLSTDVEQPHRPTMGSYPSPLSLWQSMPFLSLDFSQLGSNNFFASQMMRKLQENARLHEETQKREKQKGQDFGILESLIKSTLERSVSPESKSTLILSSDTSPVLSECKRMDDMNEK, encoded by the exons ATGGCGGAATGTACTATTTCCCGTTGCTCCCAAGAGCGACGTATATTTCGCAAAGAATTGCACAAATGGAGCAAAGAAATACTTTACACATTAG GTTTAGAACGCCTTGCCGAAGAGCTAATGGGAGCACGGAAATGGAAAATTCTTGTACAGCCATTTACAG ATTTAGAAAGCAACAGTCCGGCTGACTGGTATCCAGAAGATACGTGTTATTTTTGTAGTGCAAAAAAACAACCGCCATAT gaTCCCGCTAGTGGTATAATCCCTACCATAGATGGCTATAGCTCATTGCGAATTGATACAGATGAACATTCAACATCATCTGATCAAGGCAATATATCAG GTTCCTTTACCTCTTGCGCCTCAGCATTATCGCCTTGGCATATTGCAGCCTTATCCTCTCATGGTGTTTCATGTTCACCACCACCATTGGATCAGCCTTTAGATTTGAGTGTGAATTCTATGAGACTGCCTGCAAATGATACAGCAATATGTTCTGGCAAAAAACATTCCAGTCTTGTGAACTATGTAGATGAAAACGACAGTGGTATTAATTCTGTTTTAAAAGTTCCACAAATTCCTTTGAAACCTGG GCATCGCAGAAGGCTGGATGTGAATTCTAAGAGGTCATATACAGAAGAAGAACTGCAAGCGGCTTTGAGAGATATTCAAAGTGGCAAATTAGGCACCAGACGAGCTGCTGTTATTTATGGAATTCCACGTTCAACCCTACGAAACAAAGTATATAAATTGGCCAACGAATCAAAAAGCAGAGCACATTGCAGGGCTACACATACTGGTGGAGTTTCGACAAAGAAAGagcaaatgaaaaattcaaaaggaaaTGAAGAGCTTGAAGTACCGGTGTATGAGAGTGCAAGTAGCAAGCAAAATATAGCCTCTGCTAGTGACTCTCTTCGTCTGTTGCTAAAACAGACTATAActcaaaaatttaacaattccAAAGGCACTGAAAAATTAAATGACACAAATATTGATTTTCCTCAAACATCTGATGTTGAAGCAATGAAAGAATTCCAAATGCTTAGTAGTTTAGAGTGCCAACAAGCTCTTGCACCAGTTCTCTCCCAT gttttctcAGATATCCAGCAGTTAGCATTGGGGAAGACAAAAGAAAATAGCAATTGTTCTAGCCAATCACTTTCTGCCTTAAAAGATGATTTGAAATTGCCTCTTTTGCCTGATTTGATTCGTCGTCTAGCAGAAGAGCGAATAGAGTTAGAAAGAGATACACACAAAGATTCTGAAGTTACTGATCCAGATGGATTAACAGACAATTCTGGCACTCCATCTAATGTGATACTGAAAGTTCCGTCCTTTAAACCAGCTAAGTCTCCACCCATAAATAATGAAGTGGACAATCCCCTTGTCCCTGCGTTATCTTCCTCATCTCCCCCACCGGGAACTTCTAGTCATGCCCTCTCAGGGAATAAAGGGATTGCTGTATCATTAAAAGAGCTCATTGCAAGAAGCATCAGTACAAAAGTTAACTGCCAACGTAAGGATAAAGCCATTGATGAAGAGCCCAGTGTAGATTACTCAATAACTCCAGCAAGCAGTGACAGTTCCCCTTGCAATATGTCTTGGACAATTGAAAATCCATCTAAAGATGGGAAGGAAAGCACATTGTCAACAATAAACAATTCCTCAAATTCTTCAGATAGTTCTAAATCAGAAAAACGTACACGTCCTAAGAGAGGTCGCTATCGAAACTATGATCGAGACAATTTAGCTAGAGCAGTTAGAGCTGTACAAAAAGGTGAAATGAGTGTGCATCGTGCTGGAACATTTTATGGTGTTCCTCATTCAACTCTTGAATATAAAGTTAAGGAGAGGCATCTACTAAGACCCAGGAAAAGAGATGCTCTAAGTAATTCACTAGTAGTTGATACAACTGAGTCAGCACTCAAAACCAATAACTCATATTCAATTGAAAACAATGTCAGTGTTAAAAACTTGAAGATAAACCTTAATCAGTTCGCAGTAGAATCAACGAATGGATTATCTACTGATGTTGAACAGCCTCACCGTCCAACCATGGGCTCATACCCGTCCCCTTTATCTTTGTGGCAAAGCATGCCATTTTTATCTCTTGATTTTTCTCAGTTaggttcaaataatttttttgcatcCCAAATGATGAGGAAGCTTCAAGAAAATGCCAGACTTCATGAGGAAacccaaaaaagagaaaagcaGAAAGGCCAAGATTTTGGAATTTTAGAGAGTTTAATTAAATCTACTCTTGAAAGGTCTGTGTCTCCTGAGAGTAAGTCCACTCTTATTTTGTCATCAGACACTTCACCCGTATTATCAGAGTGCAAAAGAATGGATGACatgaatgaaaaatga